Proteins encoded in a region of the Vitis riparia cultivar Riparia Gloire de Montpellier isolate 1030 chromosome 7, EGFV_Vit.rip_1.0, whole genome shotgun sequence genome:
- the LOC117918631 gene encoding cellulose synthase A catalytic subunit 4 [UDP-forming], whose product MASNTMAGLVAGSHTRNDMHVLHGEQRPPTRQSVPKLCRVCGDEIGVKADGELFVACHECGFPVCKPCYEYERSEGNQCCPQCNTRYKRHKGCARVTGDDEGSLDGDDFNDEFQIKNTRDQQNVFAPSENGDYNPQQWHANGQAFSAAGSVAGKDFEGEKDIYNNDEWKDRVEKWKTRQEKKGLISKDGGNDPGDDDDFLLAEARQPLWRKVPIASSKISPYRIVIVLRLVILAFFFRFRILTPAYDAFPLWLISVICEIWFAFSWILDQFPKWQPINRETYLERLSMRFEREGEPNRLSPVDVFVSTVDPLKEPPIITANTVLSILSLDYPVEKVSCYVSDDGASMLLFDSLAETAEFARRWVPFCKKHSIEPRAPEFYFSQKIDYLKDKVDPSFVKERRAMKREYEEFKVRINALVAKAQKKPEEGWTMQDGTPWPGNITRDHPGMIQVYLGSEGALDVEGKELPRLVYVSREKRPGYQHHKKAGAMNALIRVSAVLTNAPFMLNLDCDHYINNSKAAREAMCFLMDPQLGKKLCYVQFPQRFDGIDLHDRYANRNVVFFDINMKGLDGIQGPVYVGTGCVFNRQALYGYDPPVSEKRPKMTCDCWPSWCCCCCGGSRKSKSKKKVERGLLGGVYSKKKKMMGKNYSRKGSGPVFDLEEIEEGLEGYDELEKSSLMSQKNFEKRFGQSPVFITSTLMEDGGLPEGTNSTALIKEAIHVISCGYEEKTEWGKEIGWIYGSVTEDILTGFKMHCRGWKSVYCMPKRAAFKGSAPINLSDRLHQVLRWALGSVEIFLSRHCPLWYGYGGKLKWLERLAYINTIVYPFTSIPLLAYCTIPAVCLLTGKFIIPTLTNFASVWFMALFLSIIVTGVLELRWSGVSIQDWWRNEQFWVIGGVSAHLFAVFQGLLKVLAGVDTNFTVTSKAADDAEFGDLYLFKWTTLLIPPTTLIILNMVGVVAGVSDAINNGYGSWGPLFGKLFFAFWVIVHLYPFLKGLMGRQNRTPTIVVLWSILLASIFSLVWVRIDPFLPKQTGPVLKQCGVEC is encoded by the exons ATGGCTTCAAACACCATGGCAGGCCTTGTTGCAGGTTCCCATACCCGAAATGATATGCATGTTTTGCATGGCGAG CAACGGCCTCCCACCCGCCAGTCTGTACCCAAACTATGTCGTGTTTGTGGCGATGAGATCGGAGTTAAAGCGGATGGTGAGTTGTTTGTAGCCTGCCATGAGTGTGGGTTCCCAGTTTGCAAGCCTTGTTATGAGTATGAAAGGAGTGAAGGAAACCAGTGCTGTCCCCAGTGTAACACTCGCTATAAGCGTCACAAAG GTTGCGCTAGAGTTACAGGAGATGATGAAGGCAGCTTGGATGGAGATGATTTCAATGATGAATTTCAGATTAAGAACACGCGAGATCAGCAGAATGTCTTTGCTCCTTcg GAAAATGGAGACTATAATCCGCAGCAATGGCATGCAAATGGCCAAGCCTTCTCTGCAGCAGGGAGTG TTGCTGGAAAGGATTTTGAAGGTGAGAAAGATATTTACAACAATGATGAATGGAAAGACAGGGTAGAGAAATGGAAAACCAGGCAAGAAAAGAAAGGTTTAATTAGCAAAGATGGGGGAAATGATCCAGGCGATGATGATGACTTCCT TCTGGCTGAGGCCCGGCAACCATTGTGGAGAAAAGTCCCAATCGCATCAAGCAAAATCAGCCCATATCGCATAGTCATCGTCCTCCGTCTCGTCATTCTTGCTTTCTTCTTCCGTTTCCGCATCTTAACCCCAGCTTATGATGCTTTTCCCTTGTGGCTCATCTCTGTCATTTGTGAGATCTGGTTCGCTTTCTCTTGGATACTCGACCAGTTCCCCAAATGGCAACCCATCAACCGTGAAACCTACCTGGAACGCCTGTCAATGAGGTTTGAGCGTGAGGGTGAGCCCAACCGTCTCTCCCCAGTTGATGTCTTTGTAAGTACTGTGGACCCTCTTAAGGAACCGCCAATCATAACTGCAAACACGGTTCTATCCATCTTGTCCCTTGATTATCCGGTCGAGAAGGTGAGTTGTTATGTATCGGATGATGGCGCATCCATGCTTCTTTTCGATTCTCTAGCAGAAACTGCTGAGTTTGCAAGGAGATGGGTGCCATTCTGCAAGAAGCATAGCATTGAGCCCAGGGCTCCTGAGTTCTACTTCTCTCAGAAAATTGACTACTTGAAAGATAAAGTGGACCCCAGCTTTGTGAAGGAGCGCAGAGCCATGAAA AGAGAGTATGAAGAGTTCAAAGTGAGGATTAACGCATTGGTAGCAAAGGCTCAAAAGAAACCAGAAGAAGGATGGACCATGCAGGATGGCACCCCATGGCCTGGAAACATCACTCGCGATCATCCCGGGATGATTCAG GTTTACCTTGGTAGTGAAGGTGCACTTGATGTAGAAGGTAAGGAGCTGCCACGGCTCGTGTATGTTTCTCGTGAGAAACGACCTGGCTATCAGCACCACAAGAAAGCTGGTGCCATGAATGCTCTG ATTCGAGTCTCTGCAGTGCTTACCAATGCACCCTTTATGTTGAATTTGGATTGTGATCACTACATCAACAACAGCAAGGCTGCAAGAGAAGCCATGTGCTTTCTGATGGATCCACAGCTTGGGAAGAAGCTCTGTTATGTCCAGTTCCCACAGAGGTTCGATGGTATTGATCTCCACGATCGATATGCTAACCGAAATGTTGTATTCTTTGAT ATCAACATGAAAGGCCTAGATGGGATTCAAGGGCCGGTGTATGTTGGTACTGGATGTGTCTTCAACCGGCAGGCATTGTATGGCTATGATCCACCAGTGTCCGAGAAACGACCCAAGATGACATGTGACTGCTGGCCTTCATGGTGCTGCTGCTGTTGTGGTGGTTCAAGGAAGTCAAAGTCGAAGAAGAAAGTTGAAAGAGGTTTGCTTGGAGGAGTGTAtagcaagaagaagaaaatgatgggGAAGAACTACTCCAGGAAAGGATCTGGACCAGTCTTTGATCTTGAAGAGATTGAAGAAGGCCTTGAAGGCTATGATGAGTTGGAGAAATCATCCCTTATGTCACAGAAAAACTTTGAGAAACGGTTTGGACAGTCTCCAGTTTTCATTACTTCCACTCTCATGGAAGATGGTGGCCTTCCTGAAGGGACTAATAGCACAGCTCTTATCAAAGAAGCCATCCATGTTATCAGTTGCGGCTATGAAGAAAAAACCGAATGGGGCAAAGAG ATTGGATGGATTTACGGTTCAGTTACAGAAGACATTTTGACAGGATTCAAGATGCATTGTAGAGGGTGGAAGTCAGTGTATTGTATGCCAAAGAGAGCGGCTTTCAAGGGATCTGCTCCTATAAATCTATCAGACCGGTTGCACCAAGTTTTGAGATGGGCTCTTGGATCTGTTGAAATTTTCCTTAGTCGTCACTGTCCTCTATGGTATGGTTATGGAGGAAAGTTGAAATGGCTGGAGAGGCTTGCTTACATTAACACCATTGTTTATCCCTTCACTTCCATTCCCTTGCTTGCCTACTGTACCATTCCTGCAGTCTGTCTTCTCACAGGAAAATTCATCATCCCAACT CTGACAAACTTTGCTAGCGTATGGTTTATGGCTCTTTTCCTCTCCATCATAGTAACAGGTGTGCTTGAGCTCCGATGGAGTGGTGTTAGCATCCAGGACTGGTGGCGCAATGAACAATTCTGGGTGATTGGTGGTGTCTCAGCTCACCTTTTCGCCGTTTTCCAGGGCCTCCTCAAGGTTCTTGCTGGAGTTGATACCAACTTCACTGTAACATCAAAAGCAGCAGATGATGCTGAGTTTGGAGACCTCTACCTCTTCAAATGGACTACCCTTCTCATCCCACCAACCACTCTTATAATCCTGAATATGGTTGGAGTTGTAGCTGGAGTTTCAGATGCCATCAACAATGGTTATGGTTCATGGGGACCTTTATTTGGGAAACTATTTTTTGCCTTCTGGGTCATTGTCCATCTCTATCCATTCCTCAAGGGTTTGATGGGAAGGCAAAACAGAACTCCTACCATTGTAGTCCTTTGGTCCATCCTTCTCGCTTCGATTTTCTCACTGGTTTGGGTTCGAATTGATCCTTTCCTGCCTAAACAAACAGGGCCAGTTCTTAAACAATGTGGTGTCGAATGCTAG